The genomic segment AATGGCCTACAGAAACTTTCTTGTAAAACCAAGAATGTAAGATAAACAGGAAGGAATGACTCCATACGACGGCTTCATCTCTCCTTCATTTGTAATATAGCACATTACTTTGGTAGTCCTGCCTTGAAACAActtgtatgtataatgtatatgatGATAGACTCTACAAGATGTTATctataaataagataaaatgcATCAAGAGGAGACTGACGATGCTCCAAAAATTCAAACTGCCATAGAAGGACAACTTTTTACGTCATCAAGGTAATACTCGAGATACTTAAGGTTTCCCAACGATATTTGGAAATCAGATTTCAGTGTACttctttttatcataaaattacCATTCAACAGAGAAAGGATGGAAAATGGGCTTTTGTATCAATTTGATACACAGAGAACACACTGGTACAAGTTCAAGGTTAACATGTATTATCTACACCCCCACCCTCATTTACCTCATGAGCCCATAACAAACCCCCGACTTGTGATGTGTGGGTAGAGCAGGAAACCTTCAGCACAACACAAGTTGATATTATAACCCAGGCCATAGTAGATAATATCAGTAAAGTCACTACTTACTGGGACATTTTCTCTGACAGCACATCTTTCCATTGCAAGGTACAATTTTTATGACTATGTCACAAGGATTGCTTTActcatatacaaaatgtatttacattcaATATCCCAGCAAGTTTAATATACTTAAAAATGTTTCAAGTCTTGTAGCTGTAGAAAAGCAGATTTCTTGGAGGTCTATTCCAAATGCTTCTTTCAAATGTCTAGAAACACCCAACAATGTTACACCTCTGAAAATATGCTTGAAGATCAACACTCTTCCTCATACACCAACTACGAACTGTACCGCTGTCTTtctgaatgtcaaggtcaatgagGAGGAGTTTTAAGTATAGCAGTAAATGTGGATCCAACGACAAGTTATTTGAGGTCATGAGTTGTTGTCAAGGTAACAGTTGTTCACACGGCTTCTGACTTTCTTAGCTGAGTTGGTACCACAACATTTCCGGGCATGACGTAGTCCCCAATCATAAACTGGTTGCTGACAGGGTACATATCCCCTCGCATGTTTGTATTTGTGCTGTTATTTCCTGTCGCACTACACAAATTGTTGCATGTCATTGGTGGTCTGGAGTTCTGTAATGAACAAACGAAATAGTACTTGATAAACATTTATTGACAGCAATCTGCACCACATATTAGAATGGTTTAGATAGCATTACAAGCTAAGAACCAATAATGAGTTGtccaaaatatgtattttagaTTTTTCTACAGCAAACCATTCCCTGGTAAACAGGAATTTGATCATTGTCATTCATGTCCGAGTATAACAGACTTGTCAATACAGGATCTGTTTTTTGTCTCTCAGTAGCTATCTCAAGAATCTAAATCATGAGGTGATTACTGCAGACTACATATTCACAGTTGCTGTAATTACCCCAgataaaagaattttttttatttgttagaACTGAactttaaaacatttgattattattatgtTGCCAAAGTCACATTATATGTAATTTCCCTGTATATATTCAGTTTTAAAACATAAACCATTAAACATCATTTGTTTATCCTTTGTTCATCGATTGCAATACATAGTTAATCCAATAATTTAATACTGAATATAATACTACTGGTATCAATCATTCTATGTTTACACAGGTATTGATCAGAACTTAATAAAtgtattaacattattataatGAATCCCTGTACAACTACCTATTGTACATAGATGAAAGTGTCAGAttcttgaaatattgatatagcTGGATTTGCCAAAATTTAACATaagacatacaaaatgtagtatataagggtgaaaatatttccaaaaaatacTGAATTTAGTATTAATATTGAAAGCCCTCACCCATGATTTAGCAAAACTAGTTTTCATATTTCTAATAGTTTgtgacaatgaaaatatttatttctatattcTGAAAAGCCATATAAATACAGGCTATTCTCCAACATATTTACCGCCTTGACTTACCAGATCAACACCTGGTAACGGACTTTGGATTCATTGAATActatatacatttaacattCCTTGAACTGGACCCCATACGTTCAAGTTAGCAgagtattactgtatatatagcgGGTACAAAACAAGCTGTTACTTTGTAAAATACTGGTGCATATAACACATTCCTTCATAAATAATTCATACAACACCAGCAAGTTAGTAGGTGGCCAGAGTCTAATTAGAGATGTGATTCTATAATCAAATGGTTTCAAATAAATACAAGTGGTACATGTACTGGAGTTCCCCACGGTTCCTAATGTCAAGAGCCATTCTtaaatttaaaatctttttttttaaacttgttAAAAAATGCATACCTGGATACAAATATAAGGCTTACTGATAACTGCCAATTATACTTAAGTATTTCATAAGGACAAGAATATGGGGAAAAAAAGCTGTCTCTCCAATTTTACAACTAGATGTATTTGACATATCTGTTCGGACAATTCTGTTCccaaatacataaaaaaaacaggAATAACTTATCCTAACAACTTCTGAATACCTTGCTTAGGGAGTGGGGATGGGGAAAGGCAGCTAAATGAAAATCAGAGATTGCACTTCATGATGTGGTATGTTAGCATCTATGTGACAACatcaaaaatgtgaaattacTAAGGTTGAAAGTGCCATTTACTGTTTGATTACACTTTAAGCATGCAGTAAATACATATCAAGAAAACTGGTgtggaaagaaaaaaataatctactaattaatgaaaatagaaaaagCCTATGTTAATGCTAGTATTTAGGGCTAATGCTGACCTGTGTATTCATCGTGAAGTTAACAGGACTTATTCCTCCTCCGACAGATGTTCGGTTTGCATGGTGGGTGTTGTTCGTCACCAAATTTAGAACACTGGGGATACTGCCTGGGTTTATTGGTGCGACATTAGCTGCAAGGAGGCAAAATGTGATGCACTTGATATATAAGGATAACACACATCATTTACTAAAACTCTTCACATCTGCTTGTTGTGTGAAATCTCAATGATATATCTAGATTGTCTTTCCATCATCATTCTcttataaataaaaagaaaatggaGATTGAAAGACTTTGAAACAATTTAGGGACAAAAAGCAGGCAGGACCTTGTCTTGATCTATATTGCAAACAACTGGCATTTCTCCATTTATGTAGCCTATCCTTGTATTTAAAGAGATCTAAGTGCAATGGTTGGAATACCATGAGTGCATGAAGTGGAAAGGGGGTGACAGGATGACTAGGGGTGTACATGTGGGCCAATGACAGCAGAATGAATGTTTATAGTGCACATCAATGATTATGAATATCTGGAAATCAGTTTTCAGGATGACCACAAGCGAGACCAATGACAACTGATTAAGGTAGAGTGTCTAGACACTACATGTTGTATCTTTTAATTAAGAGACCTACATGTTATTTATTGAGCTGATTTTAAACCTATAAGCTGCTTCCCCATTTACTATAGCaaagcattatatatatttcagaagAAAGATATTCAATATAGGTATACTAACAACGTGGCTCCACCACTTGGATTTGATCCGAGGTCATTTGGATTATAACACAGGGAGCTTATTCATAACCCTACTGGTAATGATACTTGTTACTTTTCTGCAACATTACTGAGAATAATTTCAAAACTTTCTATCTCTCTATAAGAGCACATAGCCTATATAATGAACAGATAAGGAAACCTAAGTGTTGGGGATTAAACAAATAGCTGGTCAACAGCTAGACATTGAAAAAGAGAAAGTTTTATGAGGTACATTAAATCACAGTAAAAATGAACTGCATTAATAACAATAATGAAAAGATAAAAGACAAAATCTAACCAAACTTCAAATCGGGTCAGaagtacatttttgtttttttattgtcacTGCTTTTTTTCTGTCATAATTTTACATATATCAAGGTTAAACCTGAAAACAGCCTCCATGCAAAACACCAGCATCCTaaaataactacatatatactgaaTTAGAAACACCTAAACTCctaagttaatcaatgtatgaTGGGGGAGGAGTGACACAGGCATTCCTggtcatgaaataaaattttgattaaaagaTGATAAAATTTCTATCATCGATTACCTAGTTAAGTCGAAATTCATGTGCTTGTTATGTTAGTTCATAAAAAATATAGAACGGGACATTACATAGGACTTCCTGGACACATCTCTGAAGTAAAACTGTATTTACTATGTCCACACAAAGTAATCGTTACATGCTGTAGTGATGCACTTAATCCAAAAGAGGCATTTGGGACTATTTATTACCACAGACTTGGTGATGTCGATGAATAATTCACTGGTGATACTTGAGTAAAATTTTGTCATGtagaaaaaataatgtaaaatgtaactGTCACACTGTTCAAACACTACAAGCAGTCCctcagtaaaataataaaaagaatttattttttattttgttactgttcaaatttaatttgaaattgttttatgtatgtatagaaCCAGTTGTAAAGGTAATCGCATTAGTAATTTCCACATTGTTTCCGTTTTCAATAACTCTTTTGTTTAACTGATTGTTTTTGTGACTGAATTTTCACTATCATTTAGTAAACCTGCCTGTACAAGGTGGACCATATTGTAGAGAAGAGATGAAATCATATAGAGACTGTAAGGTATGAGAAACCCTTGTAgaatatcacatatattgcaGGAAAATATCCTCCTGTTGGTGGTTTATTGTAAAACGTACCAGAGTAGCCCTCATTGATGGTGAAAATATGTGAAACTATGGTACAATATCAAATTCTTATTTTCCCAATACTGATCACACCTGAGCTAGAGTACCCCAAGTTAATGATGGTATGGGGAACTgctatatattatcattatcagaAGAGgaacaggtcaaggtcagtggTATAGGTAGTATACTCACAGACAGGGATCAGGTTTGTCTGTACAACTCCCTGTTGCTGCAACATGTTTGGGTCAATACCATTTATCAGTCCGTTCATGTACATTGTGGAACCTTAAAGTAGACAAGATATACAGTAGTTCTAAAACCAATCATGATAAATACACGGAACTATAAAATTTATGTATCAATTGATATAAGTCACCTGACAAACATAAACATGAGATTTTACCTGTAGCCAGACTGTTCCAGTAGTTATCTGAGGGAGACGTTGTGTGTTGGCCAGGCGGAGGCTGTGGAGTTTGACCTGTGTATCTGAAGAATGGATTCTTCAAGTCCAGTGTATTTGTGGATTTCGATCCTGTTCCTGGGATATTTACCTCGATATCAACATCATAACTTTGTctgaaatacagaaaaaaacccactttgtatacttttacttttttttaatcttttcgAAGTAATGTTACACTAACCTCAAAAGATTGAGTTCCTtgaagtatatatatgatagtttAATGGATATGGCCTATAAAAAGGATGCTGTACATTTGGCTTCTACACATTATTATAGCTAATTATCCCAGAACATGATACATTATAAAAGCAGGAATcattaaaacatcaaataacTGACCATTTACAACTTGGGCCAGATTAATATTTACTTTCGGAATTATAATTTTGAAGATTACTCATCATTAGATTCTACAAGTATCAAGACACCTACCTCTTGTTACAGCGTAGAACACATTTGCCAGTGACTGTCTGCCCCCGTTTGACAAGCACAGGAGTTTCCACGAGGCACCTTACCTGGTACCAGTGGGTAAGTGTCTCTGTTGGTGCTGTAGACAGCCATATGGAATCACTGAAACAGacagtttgtattattttacaGAATTCATGATTTCACAACAACTGGCTGAAATGTCTGGAAATAATATTAATTGACTGGAAAACCATGTTTTAATAGGAAGAATCATCTCCAATATCTGACtgagattttgaaataaacataaCAGAACCAAACAAAACGATTTGGCAAAGTATTCCCCCACATAATATGAAATCATATCCCAACAATGTACAGATGATTAATTCTTGCAAGATAATTTTTGACATCgaatgattttataatttgatTCGATAGCTATCAATGTGAATGAATATATCACATATTTTTGATTTAGTACGCATTATCAGCCCATTGCAAGTGAACCCATGACACATCGCCTTACCTTAGACAGGTAAACCAATGCCTCAAGTATAAATTTCCAGTGAAAAATATATAGGAAACTGAACTGGGAAGaaactttttctttgatataggtCATCACTTCTCTTGTTCCCATcctatttatttgtttactgttttgttAGAATTATTACACACAATCCTTTTGCTGTACTAATGTATCATATTTAacggaaatatttttttacataacTTACTTTGTTCCCAGAAAAGCAACATCAAACCAGAAGGCTAGACCATGTATGAGACCTGATTCAAGCATGCTAAACGTCAATGGTATCTCAATCACATGTAAATCAGTTTCATCTGCTGTCTGGAAGTCAACTGTGTATTTGTTGGATTTTGCAAGACAAATATTGACATCAAATGTATCctgaaaaatataattaaaataccAGTAaatgtaacacacacacacatagaGCAAGTTCAGGAAGTTCAAAtgtgtgaaaacattgtttATGCAGAGATATTGTTCCAAGGTAGCAAAATGACAAAACGAGTTTCTAATTATGAGAAGTCCTTATTAATACACTGACTTATTACTTTTAAGAAACATTTAGGATGTAAATagcttgttttttgtttctccAGCTATTCAATGATTACTTGTAATTTCTTTAAGAGAGCACCTACTTCACCAGAGATAAACGTTCATTTTAACCTTTTAAGAGCACCTACTTCATCAAAAATATACaatcatttttacatttttttgaaattaagtACGATATCCGAAATCTATTTTCTGAACAATTTTGCAAGAATATGACCTACCACGATAGGTTGTTTGAAATACTCTGAAACAGCTGCACTTCGTAAACTTGTCAGGTCTATTCCATGAAAAGACTGCTGATACCTGTACATGGGGTCAAAGTGATGAACATTATCAGTGAGACCTGGCTTTACTTtatacatgaaaacaaatatggGTACAGGTTCGAGATATAACATTCCAGCGACTAAGGTTACATGAAAATGGTATTTACAACCAATCAGGTAAAATTACaattaaacatatcaaaataaagtcCATATACAGGCTTGATAGTGTATCAACTGTTGTTTAATGCTTCTAAACATCTCTTTCGGAACATAATGAAACAAACCAGCTTATTCTGATGTTTAAGTCAATTGGTTGCTTACAATCATAACAAGAACATCACAAGGATCCATACAGCAGTTACAGTTCAGACTACAAATCATAAATTTCTGATCATGTTCCCACAATAATTCATTTGTTATGATACTTTCATATGGATTACTTGATAATGATGATAGACGAGAAACAGACAAATTGTACTCACCAGAAATTAGCTTTTGAAAACTGTTCCATGTAAAGGGCTTCATCTGTGAATGGTGCTATGTGTAGATCTCCTTGTGATGGAAACATTTTACCTGAAAAGAAAATTTTCCTTACAATCATTTGAGGCCTAAATTAACATATCATTCAGAAAATTTCTCAGGAGTGAATGAATTGTGTATAAGATAGTATAGTATATCAATATGGAAACTGTTGTTACAGATAGATCTGTCACTTTTTGTTAACATTTCCCCTAAACCATTGCCTGCTCTGACCTCTTCATTTTGAATATCTACCGGATCAAAGGCTATATACAGAGGAAAACAAGCCAATATGTGGAAGTTTGATCCCCATTGGTACAGATCGCAATTATCGAAATGCATCATAAAGAACTATATATCTGTTATCTAAAATGGCTAATTACACATTTTACAATCCACCTCTCAATTCTCCTACAAGTCCCCTGCTGGGACTTTGTTCATTCAAACACCTTAAAATAATATATCTTCAATGGGAATTACCTCCTGGTCGAAGCCACTTTTTTGCATGTAAGAAGCTTTCCAGCATGCGCTCATTGAAGAGCATGTAGCCCATGGGCTCAGATATGATGGTGTCGACTTCCTCTGGGATCTCCACCTCCTCTACCTTGCCTGGTATGACTATTATCTTGTCAGCGAGTTTGTTTTGTTGAACAAGCATCTTCAAATAACCCAAGAATTCAAAccattaacactttaaatgaaACAGATACATTgtttatgaaaacaaaacactcAAAAGGGACAAAAGAAATGTACCGGTTGTAAGTTAATTCTGTAATAGTATGACAGTCACactaaaatgttaataaaacaaatatgacaTTGTTAATAAACCTGGAGAGTATTTGCAGGAATATAATTTGTAAAAAGTGGCCTGAATTTAGCACAGGTGCAGATCATTTGTGATATATGCTGGATAAAGTGATGAACTGAATGACTAACAGATCGCAAACTTGTGTATTAAACCATATTCTCAGTCAATAACAATTCTGGATAAACCATCAAAATTTTGGTAAGTTTTCTTGTTtttaccaattttttttttttacacagtCATTTTATTAAGTTATGTTGACATTAATTAATCATTTGGTCCaccaaataaaaacaagattatatttcataaattatcattatagagaaatgtatta from the Pecten maximus chromosome 4, xPecMax1.1, whole genome shotgun sequence genome contains:
- the LOC117325776 gene encoding histone-arginine methyltransferase CARM1-like isoform X2, with amino-acid sequence MATTYDNVQVAVLTEQEDFKPVVNTKCRLDVSLQNESVLLTFHSDDKECHKIVVNNDTEFSRLGKQGVVFTEDQKSSLVKFNSVHTMKTFQFRLKEIKSGLKSTFSERTDEASAVQYFQFYGYLSQQQNMMQDYIRTSSYQRAILANLIDFHDKVVLDVGAGSGILSFFAIQAGARKVYAIEASSMAKHCEMLVQQNKLADKIIVIPGKVEEVEIPEEVDTIISEPMGYMLFNERMLESFLHAKKWLRPGGKMFPSQGDLHIAPFTDEALYMEQFSKANFWYQQSFHGIDLTSLRSAAVSEYFKQPIVDTFDVNICLAKSNKYTVDFQTADETDLHVIEIPLTFSMLESGLIHGLAFWFDVAFLGTNDSIWLSTAPTETLTHWYQVRCLVETPVLVKRGQTVTGKCVLRCNKRQSYDVDIEVNIPGTGSKSTNTLDLKNPFFRYTGQTPQPPPGQHTTSPSDNYWNSLATGSTMYMNGLINGIDPNMLQQQGVVQTNLIPV
- the LOC117325776 gene encoding histone-arginine methyltransferase CARMER-like isoform X1, yielding MATTYDNVQVAVLTEQEDFKPVVNTKCRLDVSLQNESVLLTFHSDDKECHKIVVNNDTEFSRLGKQGVVFTEDQKSSLVKFNSVHTMKTFQFRLKEIKSGLKSTFSERTDEASAVQYFQFYGYLSQQQNMMQDYIRTSSYQRAILANLIDFHDKVVLDVGAGSGILSFFAIQAGARKVYAIEASSMAKHCEMLVQQNKLADKIIVIPGKVEEVEIPEEVDTIISEPMGYMLFNERMLESFLHAKKWLRPGGKMFPSQGDLHIAPFTDEALYMEQFSKANFWYQQSFHGIDLTSLRSAAVSEYFKQPIVDTFDVNICLAKSNKYTVDFQTADETDLHVIEIPLTFSMLESGLIHGLAFWFDVAFLGTNDSIWLSTAPTETLTHWYQVRCLVETPVLVKRGQTVTGKCVLRCNKRQSYDVDIEVNIPGTGSKSTNTLDLKNPFFRYTGQTPQPPPGQHTTSPSDNYWNSLATGSTMYMNGLINGIDPNMLQQQGVVQTNLIPVSNVAPINPGSIPSVLNLVTNNTHHANRTSVGGGISPVNFTMNTQNSRPPMTCNNLCSATGNNSTNTNMRGDMYPVSNQFMIGDYVMPGNVVVPTQLRKSEAV